Proteins encoded together in one Neisseria lactamica window:
- a CDS encoding NTP transferase domain-containing protein encodes MNAIILAAGLGSRFKEMTQTVHKALLDICGTPNLERTLSFLREAGISNIAVVTGHLHRQFDYLQEKYGCILIHNEKYREYNSIYSFSLARDFFNGCYVVDADVVLGRNIFLNRPRHSTYFTVVRARTHNEWLPVSDGIGRVVRIDIGSQSRPSLSGVSYWTAEDCRTVLNLLGAYTGAERLENPKLYWDNIPMEHLGKLDIRTELLGSGDIFEMDDQEDYRAILRQLAPLRQRQCPDTQGGT; translated from the coding sequence ATGAATGCCATTATTTTGGCGGCGGGGCTGGGCAGCCGCTTTAAAGAAATGACGCAAACCGTCCACAAAGCCCTTTTGGACATCTGCGGCACGCCCAACCTCGAAAGGACGCTGTCCTTCCTGCGCGAAGCCGGCATAAGCAATATCGCCGTCGTGACCGGCCATTTGCACCGGCAATTCGATTATCTTCAAGAAAAATACGGCTGTATTTTGATTCACAACGAAAAATATCGGGAATACAACAGCATCTATTCCTTTTCGCTGGCGCGTGATTTTTTCAACGGCTGCTACGTCGTCGATGCTGACGTGGTGCTCGGACGCAATATTTTTTTAAACCGTCCGCGGCACAGCACCTATTTCACCGTCGTCCGCGCCCGCACGCACAACGAATGGCTGCCTGTTTCAGACGGCATCGGACGGGTCGTCCGCATCGACATCGGTTCCCAATCCCGCCCCAGCCTGTCGGGCGTGTCTTACTGGACGGCGGAAGACTGCCGCACCGTCTTAAACCTGCTCGGGGCATACACCGGCGCGGAACGCTTGGAAAACCCCAAACTCTATTGGGACAACATCCCGATGGAACACCTCGGCAAACTGGACATCCGCACCGAGCTGCTCGGCAGCGGCGACATATTTGAAATGGACGACCAAGAAGACTACCGCGCCATCTTGCGGCAGCTCGCCCCCCTTCGGCAGCGGCAATGTCCCGACACGCAAGGCGGCACATAA
- a CDS encoding DNA gyrase inhibitor YacG — protein sequence MAESRQTRLQVKCPTCQTAVVWKPENAFRPFCSQRCKLIDLGGWADGKYTVSDQTESLPEISEPDGAYR from the coding sequence ATGGCTGAGTCGCGGCAAACACGTCTTCAAGTCAAATGTCCGACCTGTCAAACGGCAGTAGTATGGAAACCGGAAAACGCATTCCGCCCCTTCTGTTCGCAACGCTGCAAACTGATCGACTTGGGCGGATGGGCAGACGGGAAATATACGGTTTCCGACCAAACGGAAAGTTTGCCGGAAATATCCGAACCCGACGGAGCATACCGCTGA
- a CDS encoding LicD family protein: MKKLTLREQQLVCLDILDDFHALCERHGIRYSLGGGTLIGAIRHQGFIPWDDDIDVYMHFDEYQKFVDAWQKTAHPHYFLETIEDIRARHSGEMAKIFDPRAELIDAYGKKSPLFIDIFIYDGVPDEPKTIFRMMKRHRRIKLRFSSCKKRWLRAKEGGLKHKIFAVLSRFLFDKMTQNLQQFRAAYPIRECGFIGLVLSDYGGWRKSYMPKKYFDSVVYKTFEGRQFQVMNGYHEHLTQYYGDYMRLPPEEEQKPHHTSEAYLLSE; the protein is encoded by the coding sequence ATGAAAAAACTGACACTCAGGGAACAACAGCTTGTCTGCCTCGACATTTTGGACGATTTCCACGCCCTGTGCGAACGGCACGGCATCCGCTATTCGCTCGGCGGCGGCACACTGATCGGCGCGATACGCCACCAAGGCTTCATCCCTTGGGACGACGACATCGACGTTTATATGCACTTCGACGAATACCAAAAATTTGTCGATGCTTGGCAAAAAACCGCGCACCCGCATTATTTTTTGGAAACCATCGAAGACATACGCGCCCGGCACAGCGGCGAAATGGCAAAAATCTTCGATCCCCGTGCGGAACTCATCGACGCATACGGCAAAAAAAGCCCTTTATTTATCGACATTTTCATTTATGACGGCGTACCTGACGAACCAAAAACCATTTTCCGTATGATGAAAAGACACCGCCGCATCAAGCTGCGTTTTTCTTCCTGCAAAAAAAGGTGGCTGAGGGCAAAAGAAGGCGGCCTGAAACACAAAATTTTTGCCGTTTTAAGTCGTTTCCTGTTTGACAAAATGACGCAAAACCTTCAGCAATTTCGAGCCGCCTATCCCATTCGGGAATGCGGTTTCATCGGCTTGGTTTTGTCCGATTACGGCGGCTGGCGGAAATCCTATATGCCCAAAAAATATTTCGACAGCGTCGTCTATAAAACATTCGAGGGCAGGCAGTTTCAAGTGATGAATGGCTACCACGAACACCTGACGCAATATTACGGCGACTATATGCGGCTGCCGCCCGAAGAAGAACAGAAACCGCACCATACGTCCGAAGCATACCTGTTGTCCGAATGA
- the pgi gene encoding glucose-6-phosphate isomerase → MDAFARAWRVLEQHHQDTRHILLRDRFACEPDRFDRMHERLGGMLFDYSKNRLGEDTLQLLCRLAETADLEGKMRALRTGAKVNGSEGRAALHTALRLPDGADAVYADGRDVLPEIRRELNRALEFAYSLDDGSYKGATGRRITDFVHIGIGGSDLGPAMCVQALEPFRRHIAVHFAANADPACLDAVLCRLNPETTVFCVASKSFKTPETLLNAEAVKAWYRGAGFSESETARHFCAVSADTAAAAAFGIAAERVFAMYDWVGGRYSVWSPVGLPVMVAVGGARFRELLAGAHAMDRHFFHTPPRRNIPVLMALIAVWYNNFQHADGQTAVPYSHNLRLLPAWLNQLDMESLGKSRASDGSPAVCKTGGIVFGGEGVNCQHAYFQLLHQGTRLIPCDFIVPMTAQGREDGRSRFTVANAFAQAEALMKGKTLDEARAELADLPEAERERLAPHKEFPGNRPSNSILLDRLTPYNLGMLMAAYEHKTFVQGVIWNINPFDQWGVEYGKQLAKTIIGELEGGTSVHDASTEGLMAFYRECRLKGGGAA, encoded by the coding sequence ATGGATGCTTTTGCCCGGGCGTGGCGGGTGCTCGAACAACATCATCAGGATACGCGCCACATCCTTTTGCGCGACCGCTTTGCCTGCGAACCGGACCGCTTTGACCGTATGCACGAACGGCTGGGCGGTATGTTGTTCGATTACAGCAAAAACCGTTTGGGCGAAGATACGCTGCAACTGCTCTGCCGTCTTGCGGAGACGGCGGATTTGGAAGGGAAAATGCGTGCTTTGCGGACGGGTGCGAAAGTCAACGGCAGCGAGGGGCGTGCCGCGCTGCATACGGCTTTGCGCCTGCCCGACGGTGCGGATGCCGTTTATGCGGACGGCAGGGACGTGTTGCCCGAAATCCGCCGCGAGTTAAATCGTGCGTTGGAGTTTGCATACAGTTTGGACGATGGTTCGTACAAGGGGGCGACGGGAAGGCGGATTACGGATTTTGTCCACATCGGCATAGGCGGATCCGACCTCGGGCCGGCAATGTGCGTGCAGGCGCTTGAGCCGTTCAGACGGCATATCGCCGTCCATTTTGCCGCCAACGCCGACCCTGCCTGCCTGGATGCGGTTTTATGCCGTCTGAACCCCGAAACGACGGTGTTTTGCGTTGCCAGCAAGTCTTTCAAAACGCCCGAAACCCTGCTCAATGCAGAGGCGGTCAAGGCGTGGTATCGCGGCGCGGGGTTCTCGGAATCCGAAACGGCGCGCCATTTTTGCGCGGTATCTGCCGACACTGCGGCAGCTGCGGCTTTTGGTATCGCGGCGGAACGCGTGTTTGCGATGTACGACTGGGTGGGCGGACGCTATTCCGTCTGGTCGCCCGTCGGTCTGCCCGTGATGGTTGCGGTCGGCGGGGCGCGTTTCCGCGAGTTGTTGGCGGGGGCGCACGCGATGGACAGGCATTTTTTCCACACGCCGCCGCGCCGCAACATTCCCGTTCTGATGGCGCTGATTGCCGTGTGGTACAACAATTTCCAACACGCGGACGGGCAGACCGCCGTTCCGTACAGCCACAACCTGCGCCTGCTGCCGGCGTGGCTGAACCAGCTCGATATGGAGAGTTTGGGCAAAAGCCGCGCTTCAGACGGCAGTCCCGCCGTGTGCAAAACGGGCGGCATCGTGTTCGGCGGTGAAGGGGTCAACTGCCAGCACGCCTATTTCCAACTGCTCCACCAAGGCACGCGCCTGATTCCCTGCGATTTTATCGTCCCGATGACGGCGCAGGGCAGGGAGGACGGACGCAGCCGTTTTACCGTTGCCAACGCCTTTGCCCAAGCGGAAGCCCTGATGAAGGGCAAAACCTTGGACGAAGCACGCGCCGAACTGGCAGATTTGCCCGAAGCGGAACGCGAACGCCTTGCGCCGCACAAAGAGTTCCCCGGCAACCGCCCCAGCAACAGCATCCTGCTCGACCGCCTCACGCCCTACAATCTGGGTATGCTGATGGCGGCTTACGAACACAAAACTTTTGTACAAGGCGTAATCTGGAACATCAACCCCTTCGATCAGTGGGGTGTGGAATACGGCAAACAGTTGGCGAAAACCATCATCGGCGAACTGGAAGGCGGCACGTCCGTACACGATGCCTCGACCGAAGGGCTGATGGCGTTTTACCGCGAATGCCGTCTGAAAGGCGGCGGCGCGGCATAA
- the ilvE gene encoding branched-chain-amino-acid transaminase, which yields MSRPVPAVFGSVFHAQMPVLAYREGKWQPTEWQSSQDLSLAPGAHALHYGSECFEGLKAFRQADGKIVLFRPTANIARMRQSADILHLPRPETQAYLDALIELVKRAADEIPDAPAALYLRPTLIGTDPVIGKAGSPSETALLYILASPVGDYFKVGSPVKILVETEHIRCAPHMGRVKCGGNYASAMHWVLKAKAEYGANQVLFCPNGDVQETGASNFILINGDEIITKPLTDEFLHGVTRDSVLTVAKDLGYTVSERNFTVDELKAAVENGAEAILTGTAAVISPVTSFVISGKEIEVKSQERGYAIRKAITDIQYGLAEDKYGWLVEVC from the coding sequence ATGAGCAGACCCGTACCCGCCGTATTCGGCAGCGTTTTTCACGCCCAAATGCCCGTCCTCGCCTACCGCGAAGGCAAATGGCAGCCGACCGAATGGCAATCTTCCCAAGACCTCTCCCTCGCACCGGGTGCGCACGCCCTGCACTACGGCAGCGAATGCTTTGAAGGTTTGAAGGCCTTCCGTCAGGCAGACGGCAAAATCGTGCTGTTCCGTCCGACCGCCAATATCGCGCGTATGCGGCAAAGTGCGGACATTTTGCACCTGCCGCGCCCCGAAACCCAAGCTTATCTCGACGCACTAATCGAATTAGTCAAACGTGCGGCAGACGAGATTCCCGATGCGCCTGCCGCCCTGTACCTGCGTCCGACCTTAATCGGTACCGATCCCGTTATCGGCAAGGCCGGTTCTCCTTCCGAAACCGCCCTGCTGTATATTTTGGCTTCCCCCGTCGGCGACTATTTCAAAGTCGGCTCGCCCGTCAAAATTTTGGTGGAAACCGAACACATCCGCTGCGCCCCGCATATGGGCCGCGTCAAATGCGGCGGCAACTACGCTTCCGCCATGCACTGGGTGCTGAAGGCGAAAGCCGAATACGGCGCAAACCAAGTCCTCTTCTGCCCGAACGGCGACGTGCAGGAAACCGGCGCGTCCAACTTTATCCTGATTAACGGCGATGAAATCATTACCAAACCGCTGACCGACGAATTTTTGCACGGCGTTACCCGCGATTCCGTACTGACGGTTGCCAAAGATTTGGGCTATACCGTCAGCGAACGCAATTTCACGGTTGACGAACTCAAAGCTGCGGTGGAAAACGGTGCGGAAGCCATTTTGACCGGTACGGCAGCCGTCATCTCCCCCGTTACTTCCTTCGTCATCAGCGGCAAAGAAATCGAAGTGAAAAGCCAAGAACGCGGCTATGCCATCCGTAAGGCGATTACCGACATCCAGTATGGTTTGGCGGAAGACAAATACGGCTGGCTGGTTGAAGTGTGCTGA
- the fabI gene encoding enoyl-ACP reductase FabI, with product MGFLQGKKILITGMISERSIAYGIAKACREQGAELAFTYVVDKLEERVRKMAAELDSELVFRCDVASDDEINQVFADLGKHWDGLDGLVHSIGFAPKEALSGDFLDSISREAFNTAHEISAYSLPALAKAARPMMRGRNSAIVALSYLGAVRAIPNYNVMGMAKASLEAGIRFTAACLGKEGIRCNGISAGPIKTLAASGIADFGKLLGHVAAHNPLRRNVTIEEVGNTAAFLLSDLSSGITGEITYVDGGYSINALSTEG from the coding sequence ATGGGTTTTCTGCAAGGCAAAAAAATTCTGATTACCGGCATGATTTCCGAGCGTTCCATCGCTTACGGCATCGCCAAAGCCTGCCGCGAACAAGGCGCGGAACTGGCGTTTACCTACGTTGTGGACAAACTGGAAGAGCGCGTCCGCAAAATGGCGGCGGAATTGGATTCCGAACTCGTATTCCGCTGCGATGTCGCCAGCGACGACGAAATCAACCAAGTGTTCGCCGATTTGGGCAAACATTGGGACGGCTTGGACGGTTTGGTGCATTCCATCGGCTTCGCGCCGAAAGAAGCCTTGAGCGGCGATTTCCTCGACAGCATCAGCCGCGAAGCGTTCAACACCGCACACGAAATTTCCGCATACAGCCTGCCCGCATTGGCAAAAGCCGCCCGTCCGATGATGCGCGGCAGAAACTCCGCCATCGTCGCCCTGAGCTACTTGGGCGCGGTGCGCGCGATTCCGAATTACAACGTGATGGGTATGGCAAAAGCCAGCCTTGAGGCGGGCATCCGCTTTACCGCCGCCTGTTTGGGCAAAGAAGGCATCCGCTGCAACGGCATTTCCGCAGGCCCGATCAAAACGCTTGCCGCCTCCGGCATCGCCGATTTCGGCAAACTCTTGGGACACGTCGCCGCCCACAATCCGCTGCGCCGCAACGTTACCATCGAAGAAGTCGGCAATACCGCCGCCTTCCTGCTGTCCGACCTGTCGTCCGGCATTACCGGCGAAATCACTTACGTTGACGGCGGTTACAGCATCAATGCCTTGAGCACCGAGGGATAA
- the coaE gene encoding dephospho-CoA kinase (Dephospho-CoA kinase (CoaE) performs the final step in coenzyme A biosynthesis.) encodes MTVWVGLTGGIGSGKSAAAQCFADLGVPRIDADAAAHSLTASDGIALPEIRRLFGDTVFDTQGLLRRDILRKEVFASPSRKALLESVMLPLIFLEIKKQQETFTDAAYGIVEIPLLTEKRQFISLIRRVLTISAPLEKRIRRVMARSGLTRGEVETIISHQASESERLLLADDVLLNDGSLKSLREKTMRLHAFYSGIFALKPTQGKHNG; translated from the coding sequence ATGACGGTATGGGTCGGACTGACCGGCGGAATCGGCAGCGGCAAATCGGCAGCCGCGCAATGTTTTGCCGATTTGGGCGTGCCGCGCATCGATGCGGACGCGGCGGCGCACTCGCTGACGGCTTCAGACGGCATCGCCCTGCCGGAAATCAGGCGGCTGTTCGGCGATACCGTTTTCGACACACAGGGTTTGTTGCGGCGCGACATATTGCGTAAAGAAGTCTTTGCCTCCCCATCGCGAAAAGCCTTGCTCGAATCCGTGATGTTGCCGCTGATTTTCTTAGAAATCAAAAAGCAGCAAGAAACCTTTACCGATGCGGCCTACGGCATTGTCGAAATTCCGCTGCTGACGGAAAAGCGTCAATTTATCAGCCTGATACGGCGTGTCCTGACCATAAGCGCACCTTTGGAAAAACGTATCCGCAGGGTGATGGCCCGCAGCGGGCTGACGCGCGGCGAGGTGGAAACCATCATCAGCCATCAGGCATCCGAATCCGAACGCCTGCTGCTTGCAGACGATGTGCTGCTCAATGACGGCAGCCTCAAAAGCCTGCGTGAGAAAACAATGCGCCTGCACGCGTTTTATTCAGGGATTTTCGCCTTAAAACCAACACAAGGAAAACACAATGGCTGA
- the dapD gene encoding 2,3,4,5-tetrahydropyridine-2,6-dicarboxylate N-succinyltransferase — protein MSLQNIIETAFENRADITPTTVTPEVKEAVLETIRQLDSGKLRVAERLGVGEWKVNEWAKKAVLLSFRIQDNEVLNDGVNKYFDKVPTKFADWSEDEFRAAGFRAVPGAVARRGSFVAKNVVLMPSYVNIGAYVDEGAMVDTWATVGSCAQIGKNVHLSGGVGIGGVLEPLQAAPTIIEDNCFIGARSEIVEGVIVEEGSVISMGVFIGQSTKIFDRTTGEIYQGRVPAGSVVVSGSMPSKDGSHSLYCAVIVKRVDAQTRAKTSVNELLRGI, from the coding sequence ATGTCTTTGCAAAACATCATCGAAACCGCCTTTGAAAACCGCGCGGACATCACCCCGACCACCGTTACTCCCGAAGTTAAAGAAGCCGTGTTGGAAACCATCCGCCAACTCGACTCCGGCAAACTGCGCGTCGCCGAACGCTTGGGCGTGGGCGAGTGGAAAGTCAACGAATGGGCAAAAAAAGCCGTGTTGCTGTCCTTCCGCATCCAAGACAACGAAGTCCTCAACGATGGCGTGAACAAATACTTTGACAAAGTGCCGACCAAGTTTGCCGATTGGTCTGAAGACGAATTCCGCGCCGCCGGTTTCCGCGCCGTTCCGGGTGCGGTTGCCCGACGCGGCAGCTTTGTGGCGAAAAATGTCGTGCTGATGCCGTCTTATGTCAACATCGGCGCATACGTCGATGAAGGCGCGATGGTCGATACTTGGGCGACCGTCGGTTCTTGCGCGCAAATCGGTAAAAATGTGCACTTGAGCGGCGGTGTCGGCATCGGCGGCGTACTCGAACCCCTGCAGGCCGCACCCACCATCATTGAAGACAACTGCTTCATCGGTGCGCGTTCCGAAATCGTCGAAGGCGTGATTGTCGAAGAAGGCAGCGTGATTTCGATGGGCGTGTTCATCGGTCAATCCACCAAAATCTTCGACCGCACCACCGGCGAAATTTATCAAGGCCGCGTACCGGCCGGTTCGGTCGTCGTGTCCGGCAGTATGCCTTCCAAAGACGGCAGCCACAGCCTCTACTGCGCCGTCATCGTCAAACGCGTGGATGCGCAAACCCGTGCGAAAACCAGCGTGAACGAATTGTTGCGCGGCATCTGA
- the pilG gene encoding type 4 pilus assembly protein PilG → MAKNGGFSLFAKKEKRFIFEGRHSASDKLVNGEVSAFTEEEARKKLAKRGIRPLQVTRVKTSSKRKITQEDITVFTRQLSTMIKAGLPLMQAFEIVARGHGNPSMTEMLMEIRSNVEQGSTLSRAFSNHPKYFDRFYCNLVAAGETGGVLESLLDKLAVYKEKTQAIRKKVKTALTYPVSVIAVAIGLVFVMMIFVLPAFKEVYANMGAELPALTQTVMDMSDFFVSYGWMVLIALGFAIYGFLKLKARSIKIQRRMDALLLRMPIFGDIVRKGTIARWGRTTATLIAAGVPLVDVLDSTAGAAGNLIYEEATREIRTRVIQGLSMTSGMRATELFPNMMVQMSSIGEESGSLDDMLNKAAEFYEDEVDNAVGRLSAMMEPIIIVILGLVIGTLLVAMYLPLFNLGNVVG, encoded by the coding sequence ATGGCTAAAAATGGGGGATTTTCTTTGTTCGCAAAGAAAGAAAAACGCTTTATCTTTGAAGGCAGGCATTCCGCCTCCGACAAACTGGTCAACGGCGAAGTATCTGCGTTTACCGAAGAAGAGGCACGCAAAAAACTCGCCAAACGCGGCATCCGCCCGCTGCAGGTTACCCGTGTGAAAACAAGCTCCAAGCGCAAAATCACACAAGAAGACATCACCGTCTTCACCCGCCAGCTGTCCACGATGATTAAAGCGGGCCTGCCGCTGATGCAGGCATTTGAAATCGTGGCGCGCGGACACGGCAACCCGTCTATGACGGAAATGCTGATGGAAATCCGCAGCAATGTGGAACAGGGCAGCACGTTGAGCCGCGCATTCTCGAACCACCCTAAATATTTCGACCGCTTCTACTGCAACCTGGTTGCGGCGGGCGAAACGGGCGGCGTGTTGGAAAGCCTGTTGGACAAATTGGCAGTCTATAAAGAAAAAACCCAGGCCATCCGCAAAAAGGTAAAAACCGCGCTGACCTATCCGGTATCCGTCATCGCCGTCGCCATCGGTTTGGTATTCGTGATGATGATTTTCGTACTGCCCGCCTTTAAAGAGGTTTACGCCAATATGGGCGCGGAGCTTCCCGCACTGACCCAAACAGTGATGGATATGTCCGACTTTTTCGTCTCATACGGCTGGATGGTGCTGATCGCACTCGGCTTTGCCATATACGGCTTCCTCAAATTGAAGGCGCGTTCGATTAAAATCCAACGGCGTATGGATGCCCTGCTGCTGCGTATGCCGATTTTCGGAGACATCGTCCGTAAAGGGACGATTGCCCGCTGGGGCAGGACGACGGCGACACTGATTGCGGCAGGCGTGCCTTTGGTCGATGTATTGGACTCCACTGCCGGCGCGGCGGGCAATTTAATCTATGAAGAAGCCACCCGGGAAATCCGTACGCGCGTCATCCAAGGTTTGTCTATGACTTCGGGGATGCGTGCGACGGAACTGTTCCCCAATATGATGGTGCAGATGTCCTCCATCGGCGAGGAATCGGGTTCTTTGGACGATATGCTCAACAAAGCCGCCGAATTTTACGAAGACGAGGTGGATAATGCGGTCGGCCGACTGTCCGCTATGATGGAGCCGATTATTATTGTGATTTTGGGCTTGGTCATCGGTACGCTTCTGGTCGCTATGTATCTGCCGCTGTTTAATTTGGGCAACGTGGTCGGCTGA
- a CDS encoding prepilin peptidase: MFALSVLPPFAVPLAAVLGLLVGSFLNVVIYRVPVMMERGWTVFAKEHLNLPLTDEESRTFNLMKPDSCCPKCRVPIRAWQNIPIVSYLLLRGKCASCQTKISIRYPSIELLTGVLFGLVAWQYGWSWITLGGLVLTAFLISLTFIDADTQYLPDSMTLPLIWLGLIFNLDGGFVPLQSAVLGAVAGYGSLWLLCAVYKLLTGKTGMGNGDFKLIAALGAWLGISALPVLIFVSSLIGLVAAIVMRVAKGQHFAFGPALTVSGWIIFTANDSVWRAVNWWLTHPVL; this comes from the coding sequence ATGTTTGCTTTATCTGTACTGCCTCCGTTTGCCGTACCTTTGGCAGCGGTGTTGGGACTGCTGGTCGGCAGTTTCCTGAATGTCGTCATTTACCGCGTACCCGTGATGATGGAGCGCGGTTGGACGGTATTTGCCAAAGAACATTTAAACCTGCCGCTGACCGATGAGGAAAGCCGCACCTTCAACCTGATGAAGCCGGATTCCTGCTGTCCGAAATGCCGTGTGCCGATACGCGCGTGGCAGAACATCCCGATTGTCAGCTACCTGCTCCTGCGCGGCAAATGCGCCTCCTGCCAAACCAAAATCAGCATACGCTACCCCTCTATCGAGCTGCTGACCGGCGTATTGTTCGGGCTGGTCGCCTGGCAATACGGCTGGTCTTGGATTACGCTGGGCGGATTGGTACTGACCGCGTTTCTGATTTCCCTGACCTTTATCGATGCGGACACCCAATACCTGCCCGACTCGATGACATTACCCTTGATTTGGCTGGGGCTGATATTTAATTTGGACGGCGGCTTCGTGCCTTTGCAGTCTGCCGTTTTAGGTGCGGTTGCCGGCTATGGTTCATTATGGCTCTTATGTGCGGTGTATAAACTGCTCACAGGAAAAACCGGTATGGGCAACGGAGATTTCAAACTGATTGCCGCATTGGGCGCGTGGCTCGGCATATCCGCATTGCCCGTGCTGATTTTTGTTTCCTCGCTGATCGGTTTGGTCGCGGCAATCGTTATGCGCGTCGCCAAGGGGCAGCATTTTGCCTTCGGCCCCGCACTGACAGTTTCAGGCTGGATAATTTTTACGGCAAACGATTCCGTATGGCGGGCGGTCAACTGGTGGCTGACCCATCCGGTGCTGTAA
- a CDS encoding DMT family transporter, with amino-acid sequence MRGCLFGAASAVFWAASGLLFDRLPFARGAAFGQMVFLLFLIDLCSLSAVWAWLGRSRRPGFRGCFWRPVLSGLLGGPVGMSAYLLGIHYLTVYYAAPLSSLFPVLAAALSAWFLKERTGAAARAGFALAVLASAGLAADAGGRGGLNALGLVCIAVCVSGWSLEVVLSARTMRTLSGLQVYCLRLCGSVCGYLLILVFLSARGFSLNPSDFHDARIIGIIAFGALSYACYYQAIYLLKPLKAMALNITYPVWAMALGFFVYRHPVPPSAIMWAVLLGAGAALSLYGREGEI; translated from the coding sequence ATGCGTGGCTGTCTGTTCGGAGCGGCCTCGGCGGTATTTTGGGCGGCTTCCGGCCTATTGTTCGACCGTTTGCCGTTTGCGCGCGGCGCGGCATTCGGACAGATGGTTTTTTTGCTGTTTTTGATTGATTTGTGTTCTTTGTCGGCAGTGTGGGCGTGGTTGGGGCGCAGCAGGCGGCCGGGGTTTCGCGGCTGTTTTTGGCGACCCGTGTTGTCGGGGCTGCTCGGCGGGCCGGTCGGTATGTCGGCATACCTCTTGGGCATCCATTACCTGACGGTATATTATGCCGCGCCTTTATCGTCCCTGTTCCCCGTATTGGCGGCGGCTTTGTCGGCTTGGTTTTTAAAGGAACGCACGGGAGCGGCGGCGCGTGCCGGTTTCGCGCTGGCGGTACTCGCTTCGGCTGGCTTGGCGGCGGATGCGGGCGGACGGGGCGGACTGAACGCTTTGGGGCTGGTTTGTATCGCGGTGTGCGTTTCGGGCTGGTCGCTCGAGGTTGTTTTGTCTGCCCGGACGATGCGTACGCTCTCCGGCCTTCAGGTTTATTGTTTGCGCCTGTGCGGATCGGTATGCGGCTACCTGCTGATTCTCGTTTTCCTGTCTGCCCGGGGGTTTTCTTTAAACCCCTCCGATTTTCACGACGCGCGCATCATCGGCATCATTGCCTTCGGCGCGTTGTCTTATGCCTGTTATTATCAGGCGATTTATCTGTTGAAACCCCTCAAGGCGATGGCTTTGAACATTACCTACCCTGTTTGGGCGATGGCTTTGGGGTTTTTCGTTTACCGCCACCCGGTTCCGCCGTCCGCCATAATGTGGGCGGTTTTGTTGGGAGCCGGCGCGGCATTGAGCCTGTATGGGCGGGAAGGTGAAATATGA